TTCGAAAGAGCGGCGGCGACGACGTTCGCCTTCGCGCGACGCAGCAGTTCGTGCTCGAACTGGCCGGGGCTTTTCATATTCGAGAGCGAGATGGCGCCATGATGTCCCGAGATGAAGTCCATCAGGCCGAAGTCCAGCACCTGCAGCCAGGGAAGTGTGGCGATCTTTTCAACGTCTCGAAGAGCGCCGTGAGTTTCGATCAAGACGTGGATGGGAATCTCGCGCTTCAATCCGGCTTTTGATGCCGTATTGCGGATGTAATCGATCATCTCGGCGACCTGCTCCCATTTCGTCGGCTTCGGAATGGTGATGTAGGTGACCTTATCGCCGGCTCCGTTGATGACGATCTCTGCATCCTGCTTCCAGTGAGCCGTGTGCGTGTAGTCGTGAATACGAACGCCTGCCATCTTGAACTCGTTCTCTGCGGAATTCAGAAGACGGACGATCATCTCGGCGTGCTCCTTTTCCTGTCCTGTCGGAGCGCCATCTTCGCAGTCCATCGTGACATCGAATACGGGTCCCTTCTCTTTTTGAAAGCTGAAGGCCTTCAGGATCATCTTCTCGTTTCCGGCAAAGTGCTCGCAGCTCGGAATAACCGGGAAGGGTTTTTCTCCGGCAAAAAGTGCGTCATTGGGGTGGACCATGCTATTTTCTCTCCCTGTACTATCGCGATAATGGGGATCGCTCAATAAAACGATCGTTCTCGCTAAATTTTTTATGCAGCCTCTCTGTTCCACCATATTTTCAAACGAACACCGGCGCTGCCCTCGTTCCCTTTCTCCCGCGAGCAGATCCACTCAGAAAAAAGGGATTGACCTTGTGCCTTTTCTCCGACCTTCTTTTAGCCGGACGCCGGCCAGACAAACGATGGAATTTCAGATCAGAACTGCTCTCGGTGTACTCGATCAAGATCTACGCCTTTCCGACGCCGATACCCGTCTGTGCGAGATTCTCGGCATAGAGAGCAACTCCGTTCAGGGCTGCCCTTTCGAGCAGTTCTTGCCCGACGAATCAAAGACCGACTTCCGGCGAGCCGTCACTCATGCGCTTCGCGACGGAAGCCATGAGACCAGCATCACTTTACAGAATGGCGACGGTTCCTACGTTTTTGTCGCAGACATGCAGTTGCGACGCCTCGCCGCCTATACAATTTTAATTCAGGTCGTCGATTCGACGCGGGCCCGGCGCATTGAGGGCTCCATCCGTTCTCTTGCCCGCGAAACGGCCCCGCTAACAGGTCAGGCCTTCTTTGATTCAGTCACAGAGCTGCTGGCAGAAGCAACAGGCATGCGCATCGCCTTTGTCGGTCGTCGCATCGCAAACGATCGCATCCGCACGATCTCGGTCTGGGATGACGCACGCGGAGGACGGGTCGACGATTTCGAGTACGAGCTGAAAGGCAGCCCGTGCGAGACGGTGGTAGCGAACGATCCCTGCTTTTTTTGTGATTCTGTCTGCCGGCGATTTCCAGAGGATGCTCTGCTACAGCAGATGCAGATGGAATCGTATCAGGGTATTCCCGTGCACAGCGTTGCCGGCGAACTGCTCGGTATTATCGTCCTTCTGCATGATCGACCAATGGAGCCGATTCCGGAGCTTGATCCGACCTTGACCTTGCTCGCCGCCCGCGCCGGTGCTGAGATGGAACGAATGGAATCGGAGCGGGCCCTGCTCGAGCAGCTGGCAGCCGACCAGAACTATATGTCGACCATCCTTGAGACCACGGGGGCTCTCATCATCGTCGTCGATCGTGACGGGAATATCATCACTTTCAATCGCGGATGCGAAGAGACCTCGGGCTATTCACGAGAAGAGGTCACCGGACAGCCCTTCTGGAAATACCTGATCCCCGAAGACGAAAGGCCGGCCGTCATAGAGGCATTGAAGTCGCTTTCCGCCGGCCACTTTCCCGCAACGTTCGAGAACCACTGGCTACGGCGCGATGGCACGAAGCGATGGATCTCGTGGTCGAATACCTGCACGTTGAAGCCCGATGGATCGGTCGATCTTGTTATCGGAACCGGCATCGACATCACCGAGAAGAAAGAGATGCAGCATGATCTTCTCCAGGCAAACGAAGAGCTGGCCGAACAGCTGGGCGCCGTCGATCAGGAACGCAATCTTCGCAAACAGATCATGGAGACAAGCGGTGCCATCGTGCTTGTCGTCGACGAAGAAGGCCGCCTTATCGAGTTTAACAGCGCTGCCGAGCAGGCAACAGGGTACGAACGAACAGAGGTCATCGGCCAATCCGCAACGCTTCTTGTTCCAGAAAAACTGCGCACGGTTACTCTGGCAGGCTTGAAAGAACGCCTTGCAGCAGGCACGGATTCATCAAGTGAATACATTCTGCTGCGCAAAGACGGTCAGAAGCGATGGGTAACCTGGCAGAACTCCGTCTATAGAGAGCCGCTGCTCGGCCGCAGATTGCTCATCTCAATTGGTATCGACATTACGGAACGTAAGAAGTTTGAGGAAGAACAGCAGCAGCTCTTTAAACAGATCGAGCGCACCTTTCAGGAGATCGTCCGCGAACGAAACTTTCGCCAGCAGATCCTTGATACGGCGGCAGCCATCATCTGTGTCGCCGATACGGACGGCAACGTCATCGAATTCAATCGCGTCGCCGAAGAGATCAGCGGTTATACAAAAGACGAGTTACTGGGTAAGCCTTACTTCATCCTGTTACCGCCTGATCAGCGCGACTCGGCTCGAAACCGCCTGAAACAGATGGAGGACGGCGATGTAGAGCACAATATTGTGTACCCCTGGTTGACCCGATCGGGCGACGAACGACATATTCTCTGGAGCAACTCCGCCTTCTTCGATCGGCAGGGCGGCATGGAATTCGTCATCGGCACCGGCATCGACATCACAGAACGAGTCGAGGTCGAACGTGTTCGCGAAGAGCTTTTTGAGCGATTACAGCATAGTCTACAGGAGTTGCAGCGCGAACGTGAATTCCGACAGAGCATCGTCGAGACCTCAAGCGCCCTCATCATCGTTCTCAGCGAAACGGGACAAATCATCGAATTCAATCGCGGCTGTGAAGAGGTGAGCGGCTATCGGCGCGATGAGGTCATCGGCCGACATTTCAGCTTTCTAATTCCTGTCGATGAAGGGCATCACGTGATGAACCGCTTCGCAGAAATGCCTCTTAAAGAGATCGAGCCGAACGTCGAGAACGGATGGCTTACGAAGTCGGGCGATATACGCTGGATTCTCTGGAATAACAGCTCGGTTACAGATCCACAGACCGGCCAGCAGATCATCATCGGAACGGGAATCGACATCACCGAACGAAAGAAAGCACAGAAAGAGCTTGCCGAAGCCTATGAAGATCTGAAGCTTCTGAACGATCACCTTGAAGATCGCGTGCGAGAACGCACGATGCAGCTCCAGGCGGCCAATCAGGAGCTGGAGGCCTTCTCCTATTCGGTATCCCACGACCTCCGCGCCCCCCTGCGTCATATTACCGGCTTCATTGATCTCATTCACATGAAGGCCTTCGAACTTGATCCTCAGCTGAGGAAATATCTCGATATCATCGCCGATTCTGCTAAGCGTATGGGCATGCTTATCGACGATCTTCTTCAGTTCTCGCGAATGGGCCGCACTGAGATGTCGCAGAGCGTGATAGATCTGAACGGTATCGTCACGAGAGTAATCAACGATCTTTCGTACGAAACGCAGGGCCGGAATATCGACTGGCGCATCACCGAGCTGCCGCGGATGCGCTGTGATCCGTCGATGATCCTGCTTGTTTTCCAGAATCTGATAGGAAATGCGCTGAAATTCACCAGAAACAGGGATCCCGCTGTCATCGAAATTTTTTCGGAACAGGCGGAAAAAGGCACGACAATCCATGTCAGGGATAACGGAGTCGGATTTGACATGCAATATGCCGATAAATTATTCGGCGTCTTCCAGCGGCTGCATAGAGCCGAGGAATTCGAAGGGACGGGAATAGGACTCGCCAACGTGCGACGCATCGTGCACAGACACGGCGGAACCGTCCATGTCGTCGCTGCCTTGAACGAAGGAGCCGACTTTTCATTTCATCTTCCGGAGTTACGATCATGACCGAACTAAAACATATTCTGCTCGTTGAAGACGATGAGCGCGACCTTGAACTGGCTCTGGCCGCCCTTGAAGGGGCCCGCCTTGCAAATCCCATCTCCGTGGCGCGAGACGGCGTGGAGGCCCTTGATTATCTCTTTCGCCGCGAGAAATACGCCGACCGCTGTAGTGGACTGCCCGCCGTCGTTCTGCTCGATCTCAAGCTTCCGAAACGCAACGGCATCGAGGTACTGACCGAGATCCGGCAGGATAAGACACTGCACAGTCTTCCCGTCGTCATGCTCACCTCGTCGCGCGAAGAGCCCGATATCGTTCGCTGCTATGAGATCGGCGCCAACGCCTACGTCGTTAAGCCCGTGGACTTTCAGGAATTCATGCGCGCCGTCGGAACGGTAGGCGCCTTCTGGGGCATCATCAATGAGCCTCCTGTAGAAACAAAGGCGCAGTAAAGGCGACCTCCATGAACGGCACCCTGAAAATACTGCATCTCGAAGATAACGATCTCGACGCCGAGCTTGTCGCCAGCGTCGTCGCCGGCGAAGGTCTGCAGTGTTCGATTCACCGTGTCCAGGATAAGGCAGGGTTCCTCTCCGCCCTGGAGAACGCCCCCGACATCATACTCGCCGACTTCAGCCTGCCCGGCTTTTCGGGCGCCGACGCGTTACAGATCGCTCGAGAGATATCGCCCCAAACGCCCTTCATTCTCGTTTCGGGAGCGCTCGGCGAAGAGCTGGCCATTGAGATGATTAAGAAAGGCATGACCGACTATGTAATGAAGCATCGCCTCAGCCGGCTTGCTCCGGCGATTCAGAGGGCATTGCGAGAGGCCGAAGAGATACAGACGCGACAGCGCGCCGAAAAAGAACGCGAAGAGGCGAACCGGGAGCTGGAGCGCGCCTTCATGCATACGTATGAGCTTGCCTTTGTAGATCAGTTAACCGGCATCCCCAATCGAGAGGCTCTGTTGCAGAATATCGAGCTGCTGATCACGCAGGGCGAGAACCCATTTCACGTATTGCTTCTGAACCTTGACGGCTTTCGCCGCATCAACTATCGTACGCGCTATGAGATCGGCGACAGCGTTCTCATAGCCATCGCAGATCGGGTAAGGAAGGCCCTGCCTGATGAGATCCGCTTTGGTCGTCTTGCCGGCGATTCCTTTCTCACAATCGTCAGACAGGGATCGCATGACCCTGAAGCGATCGCCGACACCATCATCAACGCCTTACAGCAACCCGTCGTCGTTCAGGAGCATGAATTCTTACAGAGCGGTACTGTGAGCATCGTGCGTTATCCGGATGACGGTCGCAACGGCGGCGGGCTGCTTAAAACGGCCGAACTCAATCTGCGCGAAGCAAGACGTACGGGCGGACGTGTTCGACGCTTCACCTCCGAAGACCGCCTGAACCTCGAACGCAGGCTCGCTATTGAAAACGCCCTTCTACAGAGAGACGTCGTCAACGAGATGTATCTCGTCTTTCAACCCAAAGGTCGCATCAGAGACGGAGCCGTACCCTCTCTCGAAGCCCTGATTCGCTGGAAGTCTCCTAAATTTGGTGAGCTCTCACCTGCACATTTTATTCCTCTGGCCGAAGAGATCGGCGCCATCACCTCGATGAGCGAGTGGATCATCGAAACGGGCCTGCAAACGCTTGAACGCATGGACGCTATGGGTTATCCTCCCGTGCATCTTGCCATCAACTTGTCGCCTATTCATCTGAAACGTCCGGACTTCCTGAGCGACCTTTTCGAGCTTTTTTCGCGGCATTCGATCGCTCCGGGTCGTATCGAATTCGAAATCACCGAGGGACTGTTGCTTGAAGATTCGGAGTGGACGGCCGGTATGCTGACCGAGCTGCGCAATGCCGGGTTTCGCCTTGCTCTCGACGATTTCGGCACAGGATTCTCAAATCTCGGTTATCTGAGCAGATTCCCCGTCGATACGATCAAGATCGATAGAAGCTTCATCAGCGAAATTCACATCAATGAACGAAACCGTAGCATCGTGCGGGCGATGATCTCGCTGGCCGAAGCCATGGGAAGCGAAACGGTCGCCGAAGGAGTCGAGCTCGAAGAGGAATTCCAGGCCCTTGCCGATCTGGGCTGTCATCTCATTCAGGGCTATTTTTTCAGCCGACCTCTTAAAACGGAAGATCTGTTCAATTTTTTACAGAATCGCTCACCGGTCCCTTAGTTTAAGCGACAATTTCCTTATTGCTTTTTTATTGAAATCGTCCGTCCAATAGGGCGTTCGACGAATATAGCCGCGCCAGAGCAATCAATGCGAAAAGTCAATTTATGAAGCCTGTGATTCAATACCGAAGCAGCCTGCCAGAGGAACTAAAGAGGGACGACGTCGTCGCCGTACGGGATGCTCAGGCTGCCCCCGACGCCCTCTCGGTCGATCTCGACGCCGGCGATGAGCTACCGTCGACCGATCTACCTCTCTTGCTGTTCTTCAGCGAACGCACGCGAAGCCTGTTATCACAATTGCATAAAAACGGTCCGGTTGAGCTTTTTAACAGGTCCGACTCAAACGGAAAGCATGCCCTGAAACAGGCCATTGATCGGCTCAGCTACGAAAAGCGGATCAAAGAGATGGAAAAAACCATCGCTACCATCAGAACCGAGCATGAAGCGCTGCTGAATTCCATCGACGATCTGGTCATTGTTCTTTCCAGAGAAGGGGCCATTCTGTGGTTTCACCGCCCCTCCAATTTTCCCGATATCCTGGACTCTGCCGTTGTCGGCCGCGACATTCGCTCCCTTCCGCTACCGGCCGAATTCATTAAGGCGGTGGACACTGCTCTGGTTGAAATTTGCGCTGCAGGCCATTACCGCAGCTTTCAGGCGGTTTTTGAAACAGGTCAGAAGAAGCGAACCTTTGAACTGAAGGCCTCCTCACGGGAAGACGGAACAGGCGCCTGCGCCGGTATAACGATTTCAGGCCGCGAGATCACGGAGCTTGTCGAGACCCGCCTTTCGCTTTCGCGCATGACCGAAGAGCTTGAAGAGTCCTTTCTGCGGGCGTTTGAACTTGCGTTCACCGATCAGATCACAGGCCTGCCGAACCGCGAGGCCCTTTTGCAAACGCTTGAGATGACGATGGAGAATCGCAACGACGAGCGCCTCGCTCTCATGCTCTTGCATGTGAGGAATCTGAGCAACATCCGCAATTCGACGCGTTTCGATACAGGCAATCAGATCTTAAAAACGATGGTGGAGCGACTGAAAAATGAAACGGATCGCGAAACCTTCCTTGCCCGCTACGGAGAGGATGAATTCGGACTCTTTATGCCCGGCGACATGGCCGAAGCCGAGACTGCGCGTCTGATTCGGGCCATAGAAGCGCCTGTAAAAACGGACGCCATGGATTTCACGCTCAGCTGTACGGCCGGTATGGCCGTCTTTCCCGACGATGCCACAGAGATGGAAGCGCTGGTGCAGAGCGCCGAAATCGCTCTGCGTGAGGCGCGCGAGCACGGCGTCGATAAGGTCAGGCTTTTCTCTCCCGAAGACCGACAGCGGTTAAACTACAGGATGCATGTTGAAACGGAGCTTCTGCGGCCCAACATCACCGACGAGATGAGCCTGGTCTATCAGCCCATCGTAGATGCGTCTACGCGAAAGATTCGCTATCTTGAGGTGCTGCTTCGCTGGACGTCTCCCGTTCTTGGAGACGTACCTCCCGATCTTTTTATTCCGCTCGCCGAGAAAAACGGCGTCATCATCTCGCTGACGAACTGGATGATCACGGAAAGTACGAAAGTGCTTCCTCTACTGCCTGCCGACATCCGCTTTTCAGTAAACCTTTCGCCGGTGCATCTGCTTGTTCCGACTCTTGTCGACGACATTGCCGGCCTCATCGAAGAGCATCACATGGATCCCGACCGCTACAAGATCGAGATAACGGAAGGAGTATTCATCAGAGATCCGGTCGAGGCCACACAGCGCATCCATGGATTGAAATCCAGGGGCTTCACTATAGCCCTCGACGACTTCGGCGTCGGTTTCTCAGGACTCAGCTACCTCGGCCTTCTGCCCGTCGACTCGATCAAGATCGACAGAAGCTTTTTACAGGGATATCCCGACGACAGACGTTCGACGGCGCTGATCGAATCCATCCTCACGTTAACAAGATCGTTTGGAATCGACAGCATCGCCGAAGGCGTCGAGCGCGAAGAGCAGATCGAGCATCTGAACCGCCTGGGTTGCAGCATGCTTCAGGGGTTTCTGCTCTCGCGTCCGCTGAAAGAGCAGGCCATGCTGGCGCTCTTCTCCTGAGACAGGCCCCCAACTCTTCCTGACCGGCCTCTGCCCGGCCGGCGGCCGGGTCGCCGGTTAGCCGACCCGCTCCGTACGCCTGAAAGAAATTAGCCGATTACCTCTTTTGCGACGGCAGAGGCCATCTTTCCGTCATATTGACCGTCATACTTCTCTTTCAGAAGTTTCATCGCTTCGCCGATGTTCTTCACACCGGCCTCTTTCAGGATCTTTTTCAGATCGTCGGCTCCGAGCTGCTGCGGAAGGTATTCTTCGAGCACCCCTTTTTCATACTCGCTCTTCGCCTTCTCTTCGGCCGAGATCGTACCTTTTGCCGCCAGCTCCAGGTTTTCGTTCACGCCTTTAAGAAAGGAACGCACGACTTTCAAAACGTCCTGATCGTTCGGGTCGCGATGCCCGTCGTCGATGGCCATCGTCTTCACCTGTGAAAGGACGGTAATGAGCAGGGCAGCACGATCGGCATCTTTATTCTTGCGGGAATCAAGTGTATCTTTCTGTAATTTCTCGAAAAGCATGGATCGACGATGCGGGCACAGAGGACGCTGTCAAGTCGAGTTAAGAGGGCAATGGGACGGCGAATAAGCACAAGGTAGAAGAAAACACAAGAAGATAAACCACGGAGACACGCAGGAAATCCGAGAAGAGGAAGAGTTTTTTGACCGCGAAATACGCGAAAAGCGCGAAAACGATCCAGATGCGACAATATCTATGAGAACTCTCTCCGCCTTTGCCCTCATCGGTTTTCTCTGCGTTCTCTGAGCGCTCCGAGGTTCATTCTGAAATTAAAGGAGCCCCTAACTCCACCCCTTCAAGAGCGCCTCATGGGCGAGCAGAAAGTCGGATTGTGTATCAAGCCCTGGCGGCAGGCAGCTCTCAGTCTTCAGATGTGCAAATCCATGCACAAGGGCCCAGGCGGCATGCGCCATAGAAACCGGCGACTGTGGCCGAAAGGCCTTCTGCTCGATGCCGGCCTGACACATCTCAACAAGAAGCGTAAAGGCCGGCTCGGCGCTCCGTACGATCGGGCCATCGGAATCGCTGAGCGCATAGAGCGGCTCCTGAAAAAGCAGCCTGTAAAGGCGCGGATGCCGGATTGCAAAACGCAGGTAGCCGGTGCCGTAACGTCGCATTGCAGCGATGACGTCGGCCTCCGCTCCGCGCAGAGTTGAGCGGATCAGCAGCTGAAAGCCGCGTTCGACAAGGCCGGCCAGCAAATGGTTCTTGCTTTCAAAATGTCTGTAGGCCGCCGCCGGACTGACGCCGATCTCTGTGGCGAGCCGTCGCATAGAAAGCGCCTCTTCGCCTTCTTTCTCAAGCAACCGCATGCCGACACGCAGGAGCTCGGCCTTGAGATTACCGTGATGATACGGTCCGCGCGTCCGTTCGGGACGCTTTTCAGTCGCACTCTTCCTTTTTAAGGTCACGAGGTCACAGAAACAAATAAGGCAGGAGAGGCAAGAAAATGTTGACGGCGTTCACATCAAGCATTACAATGTAAACATCGTTCACATGAAGATACCTGCAAGAGATTCCCAAACAGATCGACGCAGTTCTCCAGAGGACGATCACAAACACTCAAGGAGCCTTTCATGGCATCGGCAAAAAAGATACTCTTGATCCTGGGTCATCCGGATCCAAACAGCTTTAACGGTGCGATCTTTCAGAGCATCGCAGAGGGATTTAAATCGGCGCAGAGCACGAATACGCTTCAGGCCGTGAGGCTTGCTGATCTGCACTTTCAGCTGAATCTTGCGCATGGCTACAACAGCCGCACCGAGCTGGAACCCGATCTATTGGAGATGCAGACGAAGATCAAAGAGGCCGACCATATCGTTTTTGTGTATCCGACCTGGTGGGGTCAGATGCCCGCTCTTCTTAAAGGCTTCTTTGATCGGGTTTTTCTTCCCGGCTTCGCTTTTAAGTATAGAGAGAACTCTCCGCTCTGGGATAAATTTCTCACGGGAAAGACGGGCGATCTCATCGTCACGATGGACGCTCCCTCATGGTACGATCGCCTGCTTTATGGTGCGGCCAGTCGTCGGGCCGTGAAAAACGCCATCCTCGAATTCTGCGGCATCAAGCCCGTACGTATAACGACGCTCGACCGCCTGCGATATCGCAAGGACAAGGAGCGCGCCGTCTTTCTGGAAAAGATGAAGAAGCTGGGAGCGAGCCTGGCGTCCAGGTAGGCCTGTGCCTGCTCCGGTAGATTTCAAGACATCTTTCCTTGCAAGACTCCTGAAGCTTAGCCTCTGGAGTCTTGCAAGGAAAATAACGAGGATGTTCTGTTGAAATGAATAACAGACAGCGGGTGCTATTTCTGCGCGGATGCCGGTAGATGCAGTAAATTGTTTTCGTACAGATCGACCATGGGGAAACAGAGGTCGTAATCCCCCCAGAGCAACTCTCCATGCTCGATTCGAAACGCTTGAAAGAGAGCGGGCTCCATATAGGATTGAATTGCTGGATTTTGAGCTGAACGCAGAAAAGGCTCAAAGTCTACGAGCTGTTCTGTTCCGTCATCAAAGACCAGGCTGAGAACATAGTCCTTCACATACTCGGCTCGGACTATATTGATGACTTCATTCATTTCAGCCTCCTTTCAATGCGCTCCGGCCGAATTGTCTTATTCAGAACAAAAAAATCAATCCACTTTTGCACAATATCAGCGCTTCGAGCCCGAACAACCTCTACGAACAACGCTTGCTCCATGGCTTTCAAGGGCTGACGACCGCGAACATTCATAAAATCGATGCGAACTACATCGCCGCCAAGCACAAAAATCTCAGCCTTACTTTCTCTGCCCTGACATTTGCCGTGCACATGAACAGGTTCATGCTCATTGGAATAAAAGAGCACCGTAATCCCGAAGTATTCGTACAGCTTCGGCATACGTAATCTCAACCCAGAGTCAATTCAGGCTCCCGATACGTGTAGTTGAAATCACGTCGCATGGGAAGAAAGCCCGACTCTGATAGAAAGATGCGGGCCTTCTCTTCGCTTTTGATGCCGTAGCTGCGCAGGACGTTCTCTTCGATGACGATCGAGGAGATGTCGTCGGCGCCTGAATGCAGGGCGATCTGACCGACGCCCTGGCCGAGCACCATCAGCGACGTTTCAATATGCGTGATGTTGTCGAAGAACAGACGACAGATGCCGAGTACCTTCAGGTATTCCTGTGCGGGAACGTTGCGCACATAGAACTTCTTCGTCTGTTTCTGGAAGGTCCACGGAATAAACGAATGGAAACCTCCCGTGCGATCTTGCAGATTGCGGATCAGATCAAGGTGTTCGATAACCTCATGCCGCGTTTCTTCGCTGCCCCAGACGATATTGGCCGATCCCGGCAGGCCTTCACGATGGCAGGTTTCCATGACGTGAATCCACTGTTCGCTGGTCGCCTTCTTCGGCGAGAGGATGTTGCGCATGCGATCGGTCAGGATCTCGGCGCCGGCGCCGGGCACGGAATCAAGGCCGGCCTGTTTTAGCGTGCGCAGAACCTCTTCAAGAGGCAGACCGGTAATCGCCTCCATATTCATGAGTTCGACGGGCGAGAAGGCGCGGATGTGGATGTGCTTGCCGAGCTTCTCTTTAACGGCTCGCATGACGCCCAGGTAATAGTCAAAGGGGATGCGCGGATCGACTCCGCCCTGCAAGAACATCTGGTCGGCGCCGACTTCAAGCGCCTCTTCCATTTTTTTGACGATCTCGTCTTCGGTGAGCACGTAGCCCTTGCCAGAGCCGATCTCGTCCATAAACGAGCAGAAGGTGCATTCTACGTTACAGAAATTCGTGTAATTGACGACGCGAAAGGCCGTGTAGCTGGCGATGGCCGGATTGACCTTGCGGTTCCGGATCTCACGGGCGGCGAGTTGTATTTTCAGGAAGTCTCCGTTCTGGTAGAGCTCGAAGGCGTCGTCGACGGAGAGGCGGTTTCCGCTCAGCACGGACTCCAGAATGCGGTCAGTTGCCGTATCAGCAGTCAATCCCTGTAACATTGCCATCCACCTTTTTATCAGAATGGGGTGCGCCCAGCTTTTTTCTCGACATGAACCCCGTTCAAAATAATCCTGCAAGGGCGCATGGGATAGCCATTTCCCGCGCTTTAAACACACGGAGAGATTCATGTTCCAACAATCCGACCTCGTGAAAAACGTGTTTCACCTGACGGTATTCGGTGTGGCTCATGTGGCCTTTATTTACGCCGTCTACTATCGTTTCAAACTGATGCTCAAGGCACAGAAAGT
This region of Leptonema illini DSM 21528 genomic DNA includes:
- a CDS encoding GatB/YqeY domain-containing protein, encoding MLFEKLQKDTLDSRKNKDADRAALLITVLSQVKTMAIDDGHRDPNDQDVLKVVRSFLKGVNENLELAAKGTISAEEKAKSEYEKGVLEEYLPQQLGADDLKKILKEAGVKNIGEAMKLLKEKYDGQYDGKMASAVAKEVIG
- a CDS encoding putative bifunctional diguanylate cyclase/phosphodiesterase, encoding MKPVIQYRSSLPEELKRDDVVAVRDAQAAPDALSVDLDAGDELPSTDLPLLLFFSERTRSLLSQLHKNGPVELFNRSDSNGKHALKQAIDRLSYEKRIKEMEKTIATIRTEHEALLNSIDDLVIVLSREGAILWFHRPSNFPDILDSAVVGRDIRSLPLPAEFIKAVDTALVEICAAGHYRSFQAVFETGQKKRTFELKASSREDGTGACAGITISGREITELVETRLSLSRMTEELEESFLRAFELAFTDQITGLPNREALLQTLEMTMENRNDERLALMLLHVRNLSNIRNSTRFDTGNQILKTMVERLKNETDRETFLARYGEDEFGLFMPGDMAEAETARLIRAIEAPVKTDAMDFTLSCTAGMAVFPDDATEMEALVQSAEIALREAREHGVDKVRLFSPEDRQRLNYRMHVETELLRPNITDEMSLVYQPIVDASTRKIRYLEVLLRWTSPVLGDVPPDLFIPLAEKNGVIISLTNWMITESTKVLPLLPADIRFSVNLSPVHLLVPTLVDDIAGLIEEHHMDPDRYKIEITEGVFIRDPVEATQRIHGLKSRGFTIALDDFGVGFSGLSYLGLLPVDSIKIDRSFLQGYPDDRRSTALIESILTLTRSFGIDSIAEGVEREEQIEHLNRLGCSMLQGFLLSRPLKEQAMLALFS
- a CDS encoding response regulator, yielding MTELKHILLVEDDERDLELALAALEGARLANPISVARDGVEALDYLFRREKYADRCSGLPAVVLLDLKLPKRNGIEVLTEIRQDKTLHSLPVVMLTSSREEPDIVRCYEIGANAYVVKPVDFQEFMRAVGTVGAFWGIINEPPVETKAQ
- a CDS encoding putative bifunctional diguanylate cyclase/phosphodiesterase, with the translated sequence MNGTLKILHLEDNDLDAELVASVVAGEGLQCSIHRVQDKAGFLSALENAPDIILADFSLPGFSGADALQIAREISPQTPFILVSGALGEELAIEMIKKGMTDYVMKHRLSRLAPAIQRALREAEEIQTRQRAEKEREEANRELERAFMHTYELAFVDQLTGIPNREALLQNIELLITQGENPFHVLLLNLDGFRRINYRTRYEIGDSVLIAIADRVRKALPDEIRFGRLAGDSFLTIVRQGSHDPEAIADTIINALQQPVVVQEHEFLQSGTVSIVRYPDDGRNGGGLLKTAELNLREARRTGGRVRRFTSEDRLNLERRLAIENALLQRDVVNEMYLVFQPKGRIRDGAVPSLEALIRWKSPKFGELSPAHFIPLAEEIGAITSMSEWIIETGLQTLERMDAMGYPPVHLAINLSPIHLKRPDFLSDLFELFSRHSIAPGRIEFEITEGLLLEDSEWTAGMLTELRNAGFRLALDDFGTGFSNLGYLSRFPVDTIKIDRSFISEIHINERNRSIVRAMISLAEAMGSETVAEGVELEEEFQALADLGCHLIQGYFFSRPLKTEDLFNFLQNRSPVP
- a CDS encoding PAS domain S-box protein, producing MEFQIRTALGVLDQDLRLSDADTRLCEILGIESNSVQGCPFEQFLPDESKTDFRRAVTHALRDGSHETSITLQNGDGSYVFVADMQLRRLAAYTILIQVVDSTRARRIEGSIRSLARETAPLTGQAFFDSVTELLAEATGMRIAFVGRRIANDRIRTISVWDDARGGRVDDFEYELKGSPCETVVANDPCFFCDSVCRRFPEDALLQQMQMESYQGIPVHSVAGELLGIIVLLHDRPMEPIPELDPTLTLLAARAGAEMERMESERALLEQLAADQNYMSTILETTGALIIVVDRDGNIITFNRGCEETSGYSREEVTGQPFWKYLIPEDERPAVIEALKSLSAGHFPATFENHWLRRDGTKRWISWSNTCTLKPDGSVDLVIGTGIDITEKKEMQHDLLQANEELAEQLGAVDQERNLRKQIMETSGAIVLVVDEEGRLIEFNSAAEQATGYERTEVIGQSATLLVPEKLRTVTLAGLKERLAAGTDSSSEYILLRKDGQKRWVTWQNSVYREPLLGRRLLISIGIDITERKKFEEEQQQLFKQIERTFQEIVRERNFRQQILDTAAAIICVADTDGNVIEFNRVAEEISGYTKDELLGKPYFILLPPDQRDSARNRLKQMEDGDVEHNIVYPWLTRSGDERHILWSNSAFFDRQGGMEFVIGTGIDITERVEVERVREELFERLQHSLQELQREREFRQSIVETSSALIIVLSETGQIIEFNRGCEEVSGYRRDEVIGRHFSFLIPVDEGHHVMNRFAEMPLKEIEPNVENGWLTKSGDIRWILWNNSSVTDPQTGQQIIIGTGIDITERKKAQKELAEAYEDLKLLNDHLEDRVRERTMQLQAANQELEAFSYSVSHDLRAPLRHITGFIDLIHMKAFELDPQLRKYLDIIADSAKRMGMLIDDLLQFSRMGRTEMSQSVIDLNGIVTRVINDLSYETQGRNIDWRITELPRMRCDPSMILLVFQNLIGNALKFTRNRDPAVIEIFSEQAEKGTTIHVRDNGVGFDMQYADKLFGVFQRLHRAEEFEGTGIGLANVRRIVHRHGGTVHVVAALNEGADFSFHLPELRS
- a CDS encoding HpcH/HpaI aldolase/citrate lyase family protein, producing MVHPNDALFAGEKPFPVIPSCEHFAGNEKMILKAFSFQKEKGPVFDVTMDCEDGAPTGQEKEHAEMIVRLLNSAENEFKMAGVRIHDYTHTAHWKQDAEIVINGAGDKVTYITIPKPTKWEQVAEMIDYIRNTASKAGLKREIPIHVLIETHGALRDVEKIATLPWLQVLDFGLMDFISGHHGAISLSNMKSPGQFEHELLRRAKANVVAAALSNGVIPAHNVTLDLKNYEQTKDDAHTARYKFGFLRMWSIYPTQIDAIVEAMKPDHSEVAKAVNILVAAQDASWGPIQYEGELHDRATYRGFWTMVQRARLSGESLPAEAVKRWFA